One Benincasa hispida cultivar B227 chromosome 5, ASM972705v1, whole genome shotgun sequence genomic window carries:
- the LOC120078436 gene encoding uncharacterized protein LOC120078436 yields the protein MAVPTSAFSIREYALNKRSTDLTRISWPFSEKVKKEVAEALLPPMDVKKFRWWSSERVISEEEEVIIERIKMQKICPVCGVFVAATVNAVNAHIDSCLNSQITSKEIRKKLKAKSRTPKKRSIADIFAVAPPVKTMIIANDCCDEEEEKKAVGKQIIRHNNNNNNLKTTSLATSLVSTIKTINTTTEQEQPSILHKKKKKDFGHGQLCRKGEIRNHKDVSTLCKKPCFKRLCRQKRKKLVKKSNVVAKQQRPMPLLRSILKHSVKATSETNFSSINLRGNNNQVFNNGGGQKSDRRVSFLDKDDVLGLSTEVFSDTFEQNVGNPFQASEVSTNSGESNKEVAPVEANLNDDVCFSTQHEVDGQHAKGKIQLPNFHNQVNAESWDNAKHSTENLISKNQDIPHDQNDLRLFDHVYVDGLQKLSPVHSAIPALLAAQEERQYGHVRTQCGLNSIRQAHSLYGKSTDHLINPFNNGVAALGSITSRVPSSSLSENPVSRFLNLAESSIKDTIFPFSNGEESMVSYKEKGVNDGFFCLPLNSKGELIQLNSGLINRFDQMNEASNTIACSSRIPVCSLVLPRSRDYFIDNEKLLVDTELTGNQLTLFPLHSHLPENQNRYFPAGFDISEPGITSETADIRLMNSERGTESGRFFHPNLMDSPYNRCRYYGKFQNQNVSTQFYPENSSSMCANPGQQTMRLMGKDVAVGGNRQEVQEPEVINFWKNSTLIGNCLTNPIQETHMRKRNFLQDRELHHPSKGETLFYHPAGFHGNQVAQSNFFANASQVRYPHPHLNRKSSIMYQRPDSVINLNESFNNNIHAFSPSSTDTFNMAQNFQGPFISGPETLRFGSQPSAFSTSHHTCPNRYENSFELGFNQNLHPAKLGTFNFPFLQPDDETHVQLPWSHTSKSLPPWMLHDHQREAPQTTNSKLADLNGYYCPCIPFGTDVLINPSSMHHRLETAYPCSTMPYSHLQTKNHIPGPTSFFQPMPVAPRILQSPIANAGHEIRLSSEDRLKFNTLSVKDFDFSSKTLLAGELVDSRKRQKISSLETNNSGVVPGWTRGKFSDDHLESNPGTVKIHANWDKAVNSAGNIPNMTQTTDGVVISTKNNETPKFECMARSGPIKLTAGAKHILKPSQSVDIDNTKPTYSTIPSAGLVHSVSLAGSQKKSTKVYSF from the exons ATGGCTGTTCCCACCTCCGCTTTCTCCATCCG AGAGTATGCTTTGAATAAGAGAAGCACGGATTTAACGAGAATTAGTTGGCCATTTAGCGAGAAAGTGAAGAAAGAAGTAGCAGAAGCTTTACTTCCACCAATGGATGTAAAGAAATTTCGTTGGTGGTCATCGGAAAGGGTAAttagtgaagaagaagaagtaattatagagagaattaaaatgcaAAAGATTTGTCCAGTTTGTGGGGTTTTTGTTGCAGCTACAGTAAACGCCGTGAATGCACATATTGATAGTTGTTTAAACTCTCAAATTACAAGTAAAGAAATTAGGAAAAAGTTGAAGGCGAAATCAAGAACCCCAAAAAAGAGATCAATTGCCGATATCTTCGCAGTGGCTCCGCCAGTAAAAACAATGATTATTGCTAACGATTGCtgtgatgaagaagaagaaaaaaaagccGTTGGCAAACAAATTATTCgtcacaacaacaacaacaacaacctcAAAACGACGTCCTTGGCGACAAGTCTTGTCTCCACAATCAAGACAATCAATACCACAACGGAACAAGAACAACCCTCAATTCTtcacaagaaaaagaagaag GACTTTGGTCATGGACAACTTTGCAGGAAGGGAGAGATCAGAAATCATAAGGATGTTTCAACTCTTTgtaagaaaccatgttttaaacgCTTGTGTagacaaaaaaggaaaaaactagTTAAAAAATCCAATGTAGTTGCCAAGCAACAGAGGCCAATGCCTCTACTTAGGAGCATTTTGAAGCATAGTGTAAAAGCAACTTCTGAGACAAACTTTTCATCCATCAATTTAAGAGGCAACAATAATCAAGTGTTCAACAATGGTGGTGGTCAAAAGTCCGATAGGCGCGTTAGCTTCTTGGATAAGGATGATGTTCTTGGTCTGAGCACTGAAGTCTTTTCTGATacctttgaacaaaatgttggcaATCCATTCCAAGCCTCAGAAGTAAGCACTAATTCAGGTGAAAGTAATAAAGAAGTTGCTCCAGTGGAGGCCAATTTAAACGACGATGTTTGCTTTAGCACCCAACACGAAGTTGATGGTCAACATGCGAAAGGAAAGATTCAGTTGCCTAATTTTCATAACCAGGTCAATGCTGAAAGTTGGGACAATGCGAAGCATTCAACTGAGAACTTGATATCGAAAAATCAGGATATTCCTCATGATCAAAATGATTTGCGTTTGTTTGATCATGTTTATGTAGATGGACTTCAGAAGCTGTCACCAGTACATTCTGCTATTCCTGCTCTATTAGCTGCACAAGAAGAAAGGCAATATGGCCATGTAAGAACTCAATGCGGTTTAAATTCCATCCGACAAGCTCATTCTCTCTATGGAAAATCAACTGATCATTTGATAAATCCTTTCAATAATGGAGTAGCTGCCTTAGGCTCAATTACAAGCAGagtgccttcttcttctttaagtGAAAATCCTGTTAGCAGATTTCTTAATCTGGCAGAATCTTCTATTAAAGACACTATATTTCCATTTTCGAATGGGGAGGAAAGCATGGTCTCCTACAAAGAGAAAGGCGTAAATGATGGATTTTTCTGCCTGCCACTGAACTCTAAGGGTGAATTGATACAGCTAAATTCAGGTTTGATCAATAGGTTTGATCAAATGAATGAAGCCAGTAACACAATAGCCTGTTCTAGCAGGATACCGGTCTGCAGTCTCGTCTTGCCAAGGAGCAGGGATTATTTCATAGATAACGAGAAGCTTCTTGTTGACACAGAACTTACAGGAAACCAGTTGACTTTATTTCCATTGCATAGTCATTTGCCAGAAAATCAAAATCGATATTTTCCAGCTGGATTCGACATCTCTGAGCCTGGAATAACTTCGGAAACAGCTGATATTAGACTGATGAATTCAGAAAGGGGAACTGAATCTGGAAGGTTTTTTCACCCAAACTTGATGGATTCTCCATATAACAGATGCAGGTACTATGGAAAGTTTCAGAACCAAAATGTAAGTACACAGTTTTATCCTGAAAATTCAAGTAGCATGTGTGCAAATCCCGGTCAACAAACAATGCGGTTGATGGGCAAAGATGTAGCTGTTGGTGGAAACCGGCAAGAAGTTCAAGAACCTGAGGTTATAAACTTTTGGAAGAACTCAACCTTAATTGGGAACTGCCTGACCAATCCTATCCAAGAGACTCACATGAGAAAAAGAAACTTTCTGCAAGATAGGGAGTTGCATCATCCGTCAAAAGGAGAAACCTTGTTTTATCATCCTGCAGGCTTTCATGGCAATCAAGTGGCACAAAGCAATTTCTTCGCAAATGCTTCACAAGTTAGGTACCCTCATCCACACCTCAATCGAAAAAGCAGTATTATGTATCAAAGACCTGACTCTGTCATCAACTTAAATGAAAGCTTCAACAATAACATCCATGCCTTTTCTCCCTCGTCAACCGACACATTTAATATGGCACAAAACTTTCAAGGACCCTTTATTTCGGGTCCGGAAACACTAAGGTTCGGTTCACAGCCATCAGCATTTTCTACTTCTCACCACACGTGTCCAAATAGATATGAAAATTCTTTTGAACTTGGCTTCAACCAGAATCTACATCCAGCAAAATTAGGAACTTTTAACTTCCCTTTCTTGCAGCCGGATGATGAAACTCATGTCCAGCTCCCTTGGTCTCACACTTCTAAGAGCCTTCCCCCGTGGATGTTACACGATCACCAACGGGAAGCACCACAAACCACAAATTCTAAACTTGCTGACTTAAATGGGTACTATTGTCCATGTATTCCTTTTGGCACAGATGTTCTCATTAACCCTTCTTCCATGCATCACCGGCTTGAAACTGCCTATCCTTGCAGCACAATGCCATATTCTCACTTACAGACGAAGAATCATATACCGGGTCCGACATCTTTTTTTCAACCAATGCCTGTTGCTCCACGAATACTTCAATCGCCAATTGCCAACGCAGGTCATGAAATTAGGTTGAGCTCTGAGGACAGATTGAAGTTCAACACTTTGAGTGTCAAGGACTTTGATTTTTCAAGTAAAACACTACTGGCTGGAGAGTTGGTTGATTCGAGGAAGCGTCAAAAGATCTCGAGTTTAGAAACGAACAATTCTGGTGTTGTGCCAGGATGGACAAGAGGAAAATTCAGTGATGATCACCTGGAATCAAACCCGGGGACAGTGAAGATCCATGCCAACTGGGACAAAGCTGTTAATTCAGCAGGAAATATCCCAAATATGACTCAAACTACTGATGGAGTAGTGATTTctaccaaaaataatgaaactccTAAGTTTGAATGTATGGCAAGATCAGGCCCCATCAAGTTAACAGCAGGAGCAAAACACATCCTGAAACCAAGTCAGAGTGTGGATATAGATAATACTAAGCCTACTTATTCAACAATTCCTTCTGCTGGATTAGTTCATAGTGTTAGCTTGGCAGGATCTCAGAAGAAGTCAACTAAAGTATACAGTTTTTAA
- the LOC120078681 gene encoding serine/threonine-protein phosphatase 5-like, protein MPVMEADKTDPIRAEELKSQANEAFKAHKYAQAIDLYTQAIELNGQNAVYWANRAFAHTKLEEYGSAIQDASKAIEIDPRYSKGYYRRGAAFLAMGKLKEALKDFQQLKKICPNDPDAAKKLKECEKAVMKLKFEEAISVPESERRSVADSIDFHLIDVEPQYTGAKIEGDVVTLDFVKKMIDDFKNQKSLHKRYAFQIVLQVREIMRALPSLVDINIPEGRHLTVCGDVHGQFYDLLNIFELNGLPSDENPYLFNGDFVDRGSFSVEVILTLFAFKCMSPSAMHLSRGNHESKSMNKIYGFEGEVRSKLNETFVELFAEVFCSLPLAYVLNEKVFVAHGGLFSNDGVKLSDIRAIDRFCEPPEEGLMCEILWSDPQPNPGRGPSKRGVGLAFGADVTKRFLQENNLDLIVRSHEVKDEGYEIEHDGKLITVFSAPNYCDQMGNKGAFIRFEAPDMKPNIVTFSAVPHPDVKPMAYANNFLRMFQ, encoded by the exons ATGCCGGTCATGGAAGCTGATAAAACTGACCCAATTCGTGCTGAAGAACTCAAATCCCAAGCAAATGAAGCATTTAAAG CCCACAAGTATGCTCAAGCAATTGATCTTTATACACAAGCAATTGAGCTAAATGGTCAGAATGCTGTATACTGGGCAAACCGTGCTTTTGCGCATACCAAATTGGAGGAATATGGTAGTGCAATCCAGGATGCATCAAAGGCTATAGAAATAGACCCTAGATATTCAAAA GGTTATTACCGGAGAGGTGCTGCTTTTCTTGCTATGGGGAAACTCAAAGAGGCACTTAAAGATTTTCAACAG CTCAAAAAGATATGTCCCAATGATCCTGATGCTGCTAAGAAATTGAAGGAATGTGAAAAGGCAGTCATGAAGCTTAAGTTTGAAGAAGCCATTTCTGTACCTGAATCTGAGAGGCGTTCGGTAGCTGATTCCATCGATTTCCATCTGATAG ATGTTGAGCCACAGTATACTGGTGCTAAGATAGAAGGAGATGTTGTAACACTTgattttgtgaagaagatgatCGACGATTTTAAAAACCAGAAAAGCTTGCACAAACG ATACGCATTCCAAATTGTACTGCAAGTCAGAGAAATCATGCGTGCCCTTCCATCTCTTGTTGATATTAACATTCCAGAGGGCAGACATTTAACCGTTTGTGGAGATGTGCATGGTCAG TTCTATGATCTCTTAAATATCTTTGAGCTTAACGGGCTTCCATCAGACGAAAATCCATACCTCTTTAATGGAGACTTTGTGGACAGGGGTTCATTTTCTGTGGAGGTCATTCTCACCTTGTTTGCATTCAAGTGCATGTCTCCATCAG CTATGCATTTGTCCAGAGGAAATCATGAAAGCAAGAGCATGAACAAGATTTATGGCTTTGAGGGTGAAGTTCGGTCTAAGTTGAATGAAACATTTGTGGAACTCTTCGCAGAAGTATTTTGCTCCTTACCTCTGGCTTATGTTCTAAATGAGAAGGTTTTTGTGGCTCACGGAGGTCTTTTTAGTAATGATGGGGTAAAACTCTCTGATATTAGAGCAATAGATCGGTTTTGCGAACCTCCTGAGGAAG GATTGATGTGTGAAATCCTGTGGAGTGATCCACAACCCAATCCTGGGAGAGGACCTAGTAAACGAGGCGTGGGTCTTGCCTTTGGTGCAGATGTCACAAAAAGATTTTTACAGGAGAACAACTTGG ATTTAATTGTGCGATCCCATGAAGTCAAGGATGAAGGGTATGAGATCGAGCATGACGGTAAACTCATTACAGTATTTTCTGCTCCAAATTATTGTGACCag ATGGGAAATAAAGGGGCTTTTATTCGCTTTGAAGCACCAGATATGAAGCCTAACATTGTAACCTTTTCAGCAGTG CCTCATCCTGACGTGAAACCAATGGCATATGCAAACAACTTCCTTAGGATGTTCCAATAG